The genomic stretch AGCCTTGTACGTCCCAAGCCGAAGCACGCAGGCCTGCCGTTGCCAGATAACCTTGCACCGAACGCGCGCGTGCCGCCGACAGGCGGTTGTTCAACTCGGCTGAACCCGTCGAATCGGTATAGCCGGCAATCGTCAGGCGATCGACGTCGACGCCCTGGTTTGCCGCGACGAAGTCATCCAGTTTGGCCGTCGCGAAGGGCGTGAGCGTTGCGCTTCCGACCGCGAACGTCGCGTCGCCTTGCAACGTGATCTTGCGAACGGGTGCGTGGTGAACGGGCGCAGGCGCGACGAGGGGAGCCGCTACAGGCGTAACGACAGCAGCTGGCGCGGGCGGAATGGGTTGCTGGACGACGGGCGTCGAGCACTGGAACGTGATTTCACGCGGATCGTTTTCGGACTTCAGGTCCGACGTGATGTGATCGATCGACGAAACGCGCGTGGCCGGCTTGTCGCCGCAGATGCGCTTCACTTCGTCCATACACGCCTTGGAGCTTTCCAGCAATCCGAGACATT from Paraburkholderia phymatum STM815 encodes the following:
- a CDS encoding OmpA family protein, with the translated sequence MFLRIFTATACAAAIAGCTAYSGPTRTTDIVTLSNGSQAYRVQCLGLLESSKACMDEVKRICGDKPATRVSSIDHITSDLKSENDPREITFQCSTPVVQQPIPPAPAAVVTPVAAPLVAPAPVHHAPVRKITLQGDATFAVGSATLTPFATAKLDDFVAANQGVDVDRLTIAGYTDSTGSAELNNRLSAARARSVQGYLATAGLRASAWDVQGYGSASPVAPNKTAIGRAKNRRVEIQVDGK